The following are encoded together in the Conger conger chromosome 11, fConCon1.1, whole genome shotgun sequence genome:
- the rorb gene encoding nuclear receptor ROR-beta, translating into MKTDVVAQIEVIPCKICGDKSSGIHYGVITCEGCKGFFRRSQQNNASYSCPRQRNCLIDRTNRNRCQHCRLQKCLALGMSRDAVKFGRMSKKQRDSLYAEVQKHQQRLQEQRQQQTGEAEALARVYSSSLSNGLSNLNTEIGGTYANGHVIDLPKPPPGNGFYGVDSTQPSPDQSGLDMAGMKQIKQEPIYDLTPVPNLFAYNSYPDGQLAPGVTMTELDRIAQNIIKSHLETCQYTAEELQQLAWQTHTYEEVKMYQSKTRDMLWQQCAIQITHAIQYVVEFAKRITGFMELCQNDQILLLKSGCLEVVLVRMCRAFNPLNNTVLFEGKYGGMQMFKALGCDDLVSAVFDFAKSLCSLALTEEEIALFSAAVLISTDRPWLMEPRKVQKLQEKIYFALQHVMQKNHLDEDALAKLIGRIPTLSALCTLHTEELRTFQQLHPETVNMLFPPLYKELFNPDSSTGPK; encoded by the exons ATGAAAACTGATGTCGTGG CCCAAATCGAAGTCATACCCTGCAAGATCTGCGGGGACAAGTCATCCGGGATCCACTACGGAGTCATCACCTGTGAAGGCtgcaag GGGTTCTTCCGAAGGAGCCAACAGAACAATGCCTCCTACTCCTGCCCCCGGCAGAGGAATTGTTTAATCGACAGGACAAACAGGAATCGATGTCAACACTGCCGCCTGCAGAAGTGTCTCGCCCTCGGAATGTCTAGAGATG CGGTGAAGTTCGGGCGCATGTCTAAGAAGCAGAGGGACAGCCTGTACGCGGAGGTGCAGAAGCACCAGCAGAGGCTGCAGGAGCAGCGGCAGCAGCAGACGGGCGAGGCCGAGGCTCTGGCCCGCGTCTACAGCAGCAGCCTGTCCAACGGCCTCAGCAACCTCAACACCGAGATCGGCGGCACCTACGCCAACGGGCACGTCATCGACCTGCCCAAACCGCCGCCCGGCAACGGCTTCTACGGCGTGGACTCCACCCAGCCCTCGCCCGACCAGTCCGGGCTGGACATGGCGGGCATGAAGCAGATCAAGCAGGAGCCCATCTACGACCTCACCCCCGTGCCAAATCTCTTCGCCTACAACTCCTACCCCGACGGGCAGCTGGCGCCCGGAGTCACCATGACCGAGCTCG ATCGAATCGCGCAGAACATCATCAAGTCCCACCTGGAGACGTGCCAGTACACTGCCGAGGAGCTGCAACAGCTGGCCTGGCAGACGCACACGTACGAGGAGGTCAAGATGTACCAGAGCAAG acGCGGGACATGCTTTGGCAGCAGTGCGCCATCCAGATCACACACGCGATACAGTACGTGGTCGAGTTTGCCAAACGCATCACTGGCTTCATGGAGCTCTGTCAAAATGACCAGATCCTCCTCCTCAAATCAG GTTGCCTGGAGGTCGTCTTGGTACGAATGTGTCGGGCATTCAACCCCCTGAACAACACGGTCCTGTTTGAGGGGAAGTACGGGGGCATGCAGATGTTCAAGGCCCTAG GCTGTGATGACCTGGTCAGCGCCGTCTTCGATTTCGCCAAGAGCCTGTGCTCCCTGGCGCTGACCGAGGAGGAGATCGCCCTGTTCTCCGCCGCCGTCCTCATCTCCACAG ACCGTCCCTGGCTGATGGAGCCCCGTAAAGTGCAGAAACTCCAGGAGAAAATCTACTTCGCCCTGCAACACGTCATGCAGAAGAACCACCTGGACGAGGACGCGCTGGCCAAA CTGATCGGCAGGATCCCCACGTTATCAGCGCTTTGTACGCTGCACACGGAGGAGCTCCGGACCTTCCAGCAGCTGCACCCCGAAACCGTCAACATGCTCTTCCCCCCCCTGTACAAAGAGCTCTTCAACCCAGACTCTTCCACCGGGCCCAAGTGA